The window CACAACCTGACCCTCGTGCCGGGCATGTGGACGGTGGTGCGTCTGGATGGGCGCAGTTTTTCACGTTTCACCTTGCAGCACTTTCAGAAGCCCTTCGATGAACGCTTCAGGGATGCCATGGTCTGCACCGCACGCACCCTGATGCAAGACCTGCATGGGCTGTATGGCTGGACCTCCAGCGATGAAATCTCTGTGTTGCTGCCTCCAGAGTGGAACGGATTCGGACGGTCCATCGAGAAATTGCTGTCCCTGAGTGCCAGTCTTGCCTCCAGCACTTTTAGTTTGCAGGTGGGACAGGCAGCGCAGTTTGACAGCCGAATCTGGCTGGGAGCCACTCTGGATGATGTGCTGGATTATTTCATGTGGCGTCAGGAGGACAGTGCCCGGTGTGCCCTGCAAGGCTGGGCGTATTGGACCCTCAGAAACACTGGCCAGAGTACACGTCAGGCCACCCAAACCCTTGAAAGCACCGATGCTGCATTCAAAAACGAAATGCTTTTTCAATATGGCATCAACTTCAATGAAACCCCACTCTGGCAGAGAAGAGGCATCGGACTTTCATGGCAGGAGGTTCTCAAGACAGGCTTCAACCCGGTCACGCAACAGGAGGTGAAAACCACCCGAAGGGTTCTGACCACCCATGAAACTTTGCCCATGAAGCAGGAATACCGGCTCTGGCTTGATGAACAGGTGCAAAACATTTGATTTACAATCAAAACACGATGAAACAATACACACTTCTCTTTTTCTTGACTACAATGGCCTTTGCACAAACACCAAACACCACCTATACCCCTCCACCCAGCCGTCCGCAGTATGTGGTGCAGGTCAAACCCATCAACACCGATCTGGAATTCACCTTCAAAGGCACACCTTTTGTGTTCCATTGTCGAACAGAAGGGGTTCTGGAAATGCAACAGGTGGGCCAAAAAACCACCACCAAAACCACCGTCTTGTTGTACGATGCAGCCGCCAACACCTTTCAATTGCACAAGCAAAAACCCAGGATCACAGTCAACCAGCTCCTGATTTACTGTGAGGTCAACAGCATCCGCTTTGAAGCAGGCGTCAATGTCGTCCTGACCGAGAAAAAATAAAACCTCCAGAGGCCAGTGGTTGCTGGCCCCTTTGCTTTGCACACGTTCAATCCAGATTCCAGTGGTCTGCAAAACGGGTGGCTGGAAACACCGCTCTGGCTTTCTCCAGCATGTCCAGCCAGAGGTCTGCCCTGTAGCGCTGGGACACATGGAAGAGCACCAGTTCTTTGACCCCTGCATCTCTGGCAAGGGTGGCAGCAAGCTCAGGGGTGGTGTGGTGGTTTTTGATGGCCAGAGCCAGATCGTCAGGGTGAAACTGGCTTTCGCAGATCAGGGTTTGCACCCCATTCAGAAAAGGCGCAAGGCTCTGGAGGGCTTGTTCATCGATCAGAAGGTCGGTGATGTAGGCCAGAGACCCCTGTTCTTTTTCGGTCAGGAGGGCGGCACGCAGTTCTTCGGTGCTGTGTTCGGTGCCGTCGATGGTCAGGGTGGATTCCTGAAAGTTTTTGTTCTTCAGGTGCTGGATCCATGCACCAGATTTGAGGCCCATTTCGGTCAGTCTGGGCATGTTGATGTTGGTTTTGGGTTTCTCCTGCACCCGGTAACCCAGAGACACCCCATGGTGGGACAGGGGAATGGCCTGGACCGTGTAGGCTTCGTGGTCCAGAAGGGTGCCGTTGTGCGGTCGGATGCCTGCATCATGGGCCACCGAAAAAGCCTCTCGGGCAAGAAAACGGGTGCTCTGGATATGGTCTTCGTGCACGTCATGCACAACCCAGAGGGCTTCCAGATCTGCAGCATGGTTCCACCAGAAGCCCTGAAACCGGTGTTGCAAGATGCGTGCAGTGTCAGGAGGTCCCCAGATGTGGTTCTCTTTGCTGGTCCGATTGAAATTCGCTCGAAAATAGCTGTCAAAGCCCGAGATGTGGTCCATGTGCAGGTGCGAAAAAAACACATGGTCAATTGCCTGCACCTCAGAATAAGAAACCCTGTTCAGCACAGCCTCGCCACAATCAAAAAGCAAACGGTGAATGCTCTGGCTGGTGTTCACCGTCACCAGAGCTGCATTGTCCTGGGCAGGTTCACCCAAAATGGAAAAGTGAATCATGATGGGTCATTTTACTCTTCAGGACAGGGTAAAGCTTGTGTGGAATGGCTTAGGGAGGGTTTACAGTGGACAGTTTACAGCGAGCAATCTTGTACAGATGCAAAGCCTGCTCCGTAGGGATGAGCACACAGATTTCTTGAACTTGCCCTCGGCTCTGGGCACTCGGCCCTCGGCGGGTCACAGACCCCACACCCAATTCAATTGCAAAAAATTCAATTGCCTTATAATGCAACCATGTCCGACCCGCAAACCCCATCCACGCTGCCTTTTGCAGGTCTGGAAGACTTGCTGTGCTTTGATGTATACGCCACCTCGCGCCTGATCACCCGGGCTTATCAACCGTTGCTGGAAAAAGTGAACCTCACCTATCCGCAGTATCTGGTGATGGTTTTGCTCTGGGAGGGTCAGGAGCACACCGTCAAAACGCTGGGGCAACGTCTGGAACTGGACTCGGGCACCCTTTCCCCTCTGCTCAAACGGCTGGAACAGATGGGCCTGATTGTCCGACAGAGGCTCAAACACGATGAACGGGAAGTGGGCATCACCCTCACCGATCTGGGTTGCCAGAAACAGGAGGAGGCCCGTGACATTCCCGAGCAGGTCGCCTGCCTGATGTGCCTGACCCCTGAGCAAATCCAGCAGTTGCAAGAACAACTCAGGACGCTCAGGTCGGTGTTGAAGCAAGCATCACAGCCAGAATGAGAAAATCCCCTCTGAAAACCAGAGGGGATTTTTATTGAGAGGTTTACAGGATTTTGATGTCCAGAGTCATTTCAGGGACAGCGGCCAGCAGTTTGGAGATGGGGCATTTCTCTTTGGCTTCCTGTGCGGTGGCACGCAGGTCTTCTTCGGAGATGCCACTGACCTGGGCTTCCAGGAAGAGTTCGATTTTGGTGACGGTGGGGCCTTCGCCGAGGTGCACTTTGGCGGTGGTGTGCAGGTGCTCGGGGTTGAGGCCTTTTCCGCTCAGGAGGGCAGACAGGAACATGGTGTAGCAGCCAGAGTGTGCAGCGGCAATCAGTTCCTCGGGGTTGGTGCCTTTGCCGTTTTCAAAACGACCCGCAAAGTTGTAGCCGCCTTCGTAGACGCCGCTTTCCAGTTTGAGGTGACCTTTGCCTTCTTTGAGGGTTCCATTCCAGGTGGCTTCTGCGCTTTTGACAGTCATGGTGTGCTCCTTGTTGAGGTGTGAAATCGGTCTTGCGTGCTTATATTAATTGCACACAATTGAATTGATGTCAATAGATAAAACCCCTTGAGCCCTCGAAAGGCCGGTTGGACCACAATGCTCACCTGTTTTTCACCTTGTGATCCATGCAAAACAGATCTGCAAAGTTTTTGTTACTGTGGTTCCATGCAACGCTGGCTCACGTACCAGAAAGAGCGGTTTCCGCTGCTGGCACATTTTCCTCTGGTCTTGCTCACCAGTTGGTGTGTGCTGTCTTTCGCCAGTCCAGAGCCTGTGAAAATCGGCACCCTTTTGCTGGTGACCCTCCTGATTCTGGGTTTGTTCTTTCAACTGCGGGTTTTCGACGAATTCAAAGATTACGAGGAGGACAAAACCTACCGCCCTTACCGCGCCGTGCCCAGAGGCCTGATCACCCTGCGTGAACTCCGCAATGTGGGACTTTTCGTGGCCGGGTTCCAACTGACCGCCACCTACTCTTGGAATTACCCCTCACTGACTTTGCTTCTGGTTTGCTGGATTTACATGGTCCTGATGGGCAAGGAATTCTTCAATCCAGAGTGGCTGAAAAAACAGCCTTTGCTGTACATGCTCTCCCACCTGCCCATTGTGGCCCTGATTCAGATGTATGCCGCCAGTTTTGTGTGGGATCTGGATTTTCCACCTGCCACCTGGGTGCTGGCTCTGGTCAGCCTGTCCGGTGGGGCTTTGCTGGAATATGGCCGCAAAATCCGACCTCCTGAGAAAGAAGAACATGGGGTGCAAACCTACAGCGCCCTCTGGGGCATTCCCAGAGCCCTGATGACGTGGTTTCTGGCCGGAAGCTTTGGGGTGTTCGCTCTGGGTTTCGCTGGAGGTGGATGGTGGGTTTTGTCGGTGTTTTACGGTCTGATGTTCCCTTACGCCCTGATTTCGGCCCTGAGGAAATCTGCCCTCTGGCTCAAATTCGTTGAACTGTTCAGTGCCATCTGGATTGTGCTGATGTATCTGGCGCTTGCGAGGTTTCCATGATTGTGAATGCTGCCGAAGCCCTGTCTTTTCCCGTGGGCGGCAAAGCCCGAGCCCTTGCGCGTCTTGGACAGGCATTTGAGATCCCCGGATGGTTTGTCATCACCCCGGACGCTTTTGAAGCCCTCTCAGAACAGGACCGCCAGAAGGTGGCTCTGGGAGACTTTGCAGGCATCATCCTTCCAGAGCCCCTTTTGACCCTTCTGGGCCGTCAGTTGCAAAGCTTGCAGGGAGGGTTGTGGGCGGTGCGTTCCAGCGCTCTGGACGAGGACGGAGCGCAAGCTTCTTTTGCAGGCCAGTTCGATTCTTTTCTGAACGTGCCCACCCCTGAAGTGGCCGCCCATGTGCTGAAGGTGTGGCACTCGGGATTTGCCTCCAGAAGCGAAGCCTACCGCAAAGAGCGGGGCATGGAAACCGGCCAGAGGGTCCCTGCGGTGCTGGTCCAGAAGATGGTCCAGTCGGAGGTTGCAGGGGTGTGCTTCAGTGCCGATCCAGTGACTTCAGACCGCACCAGATGCGTGATCTCTGCCATTCAGGGCCTCGGAGACAGGCTGGTGTCCGGCGAGGAGGACGGCGAAACCTATCAGGTGCTGGACAGTGGCACCCTCGAAAAGCCCTCCCCTGCCCTGCTGACCGATGCACAGGCCAGAGAGGTTGCTGCTCTGGCCAGAGGCTGTGAGCGGTTTTTTGGTCTTCCTCAGGACATCGAGTGGGCCATCGAAAAAGGCAAGCTGTACCTGCTGCAATCCCGGCCCATCACCACGCTGGAAGAGGTGACGTGGTGGGACAACAGCAACATCATCGAAAGCTACAGTGGGGTCACCACGCCCCTGACTTTTTCGTTTGCCTCCCGCGCTTACCGCACGGTGTACCGTCATTTTGTTCGGATGCTGGGGGTTTCGGACAGCAAAATCCAGCAGAACGGTCACGTTTTTGATGTGATGATCGGTCTGGTGCAGGGAAGGATTTACTACAACCTCTCGAACTGGTATCACGTGCTCGGGATGTTGCCGGGGTTCAGCATCAACCGCAAGTTCATGGAGCAAATGATGGGGGTCAGCGACGGCATGCCCCCAGAGTTGAAAGTGCAGACCTCCAGTGGGGCTTTGCAGGACGCCTTTGACTTGAGCCGAACCGTGACGGGCCTGATCTGGAATTTCAACACCCTGCCCGGCTCCAGAGCCCGGTTTTATGCCCGCCTGAAAAAGCACCTCGGGGTCAGAAAAAACCTGTCTGCCATGAGTTTCGGGCAACTGGCAGACCATTACCGCAAACTGGAGGCAGAATTGCTGAACCGCTGGGACGCCCCCCTCACCAATGACTTTTTTGCAATGGTGTTTTACGGGGTGCTCAGGCAGTTGTGCAGCAAATGGCTTTCGGATGCCGGGGCTTTGCAGAACGATCTGGTGTCCGCAGAAGGCCAGATGATTTCAGCGGTGCCAGCCCAGAGACTGGAAGAACTGGCTGTCCTGCTGAGGGGCAATCCAGAGTTGCTGGACACTTTCCAGCATGGCACCAGAAACGACATCCTGACCGCCCTGAAAGCCCATCCCAACATCCACCGCCTGTTCCATGCCTACCTGCAAGAATTCGGCGAACGCTGTCTGGACGAACTGAAACTGGAAAGCCTGACTTTGCAAGATGAACCCGAGGTCTTGGCCCGCATGGTGGCCCGTCTGGCCCTCACCCCTCCGGTCCACCACGATGCCCGAGCCCGCAGGGACCACGCCGAGGAGGTCGCCAGAGACCAACTCTCAGGCTGGAAAGAGCGGGTGTTCTTCTGGGTCCTGAAACATGCCCGTGAGTGCGTGCGTGAACGGGAAAACATGCGTTTTGAGCGCACCCGGGTTTTTGGTGAGGCCCGCAAGATTTTCCGCAACATGGGCCAGCAACTGACCCGCATGAACCTGCTGGACGACCCGGAAGATGTGTTCCACCTGACCGTGGACGAAGTGCTCGGGTACGCCGAAGGGACCGCCTTCA of the Deinococcus misasensis DSM 22328 genome contains:
- a CDS encoding UbiA family prenyltransferase, producing the protein MQRWLTYQKERFPLLAHFPLVLLTSWCVLSFASPEPVKIGTLLLVTLLILGLFFQLRVFDEFKDYEEDKTYRPYRAVPRGLITLRELRNVGLFVAGFQLTATYSWNYPSLTLLLVCWIYMVLMGKEFFNPEWLKKQPLLYMLSHLPIVALIQMYAASFVWDLDFPPATWVLALVSLSGGALLEYGRKIRPPEKEEHGVQTYSALWGIPRALMTWFLAGSFGVFALGFAGGGWWVLSVFYGLMFPYALISALRKSALWLKFVELFSAIWIVLMYLALARFP
- a CDS encoding OsmC family protein, with the protein product MTVKSAEATWNGTLKEGKGHLKLESGVYEGGYNFAGRFENGKGTNPEELIAAAHSGCYTMFLSALLSGKGLNPEHLHTTAKVHLGEGPTVTKIELFLEAQVSGISEEDLRATAQEAKEKCPISKLLAAVPEMTLDIKIL
- a CDS encoding MarR family winged helix-turn-helix transcriptional regulator — protein: MSDPQTPSTLPFAGLEDLLCFDVYATSRLITRAYQPLLEKVNLTYPQYLVMVLLWEGQEHTVKTLGQRLELDSGTLSPLLKRLEQMGLIVRQRLKHDEREVGITLTDLGCQKQEEARDIPEQVACLMCLTPEQIQQLQEQLRTLRSVLKQASQPE
- a CDS encoding MBL fold metallo-hydrolase: MIHFSILGEPAQDNAALVTVNTSQSIHRLLFDCGEAVLNRVSYSEVQAIDHVFFSHLHMDHISGFDSYFRANFNRTSKENHIWGPPDTARILQHRFQGFWWNHAADLEALWVVHDVHEDHIQSTRFLAREAFSVAHDAGIRPHNGTLLDHEAYTVQAIPLSHHGVSLGYRVQEKPKTNINMPRLTEMGLKSGAWIQHLKNKNFQESTLTIDGTEHSTEELRAALLTEKEQGSLAYITDLLIDEQALQSLAPFLNGVQTLICESQFHPDDLALAIKNHHTTPELAATLARDAGVKELVLFHVSQRYRADLWLDMLEKARAVFPATRFADHWNLD
- a CDS encoding tRNA(His) guanylyltransferase Thg1 family protein, producing the protein MKKANMKKADLDTRMRQREVYHNLTLVPGMWTVVRLDGRSFSRFTLQHFQKPFDERFRDAMVCTARTLMQDLHGLYGWTSSDEISVLLPPEWNGFGRSIEKLLSLSASLASSTFSLQVGQAAQFDSRIWLGATLDDVLDYFMWRQEDSARCALQGWAYWTLRNTGQSTRQATQTLESTDAAFKNEMLFQYGINFNETPLWQRRGIGLSWQEVLKTGFNPVTQQEVKTTRRVLTTHETLPMKQEYRLWLDEQVQNI
- a CDS encoding PEP/pyruvate-binding domain-containing protein; this translates as MIVNAAEALSFPVGGKARALARLGQAFEIPGWFVITPDAFEALSEQDRQKVALGDFAGIILPEPLLTLLGRQLQSLQGGLWAVRSSALDEDGAQASFAGQFDSFLNVPTPEVAAHVLKVWHSGFASRSEAYRKERGMETGQRVPAVLVQKMVQSEVAGVCFSADPVTSDRTRCVISAIQGLGDRLVSGEEDGETYQVLDSGTLEKPSPALLTDAQAREVAALARGCERFFGLPQDIEWAIEKGKLYLLQSRPITTLEEVTWWDNSNIIESYSGVTTPLTFSFASRAYRTVYRHFVRMLGVSDSKIQQNGHVFDVMIGLVQGRIYYNLSNWYHVLGMLPGFSINRKFMEQMMGVSDGMPPELKVQTSSGALQDAFDLSRTVTGLIWNFNTLPGSRARFYARLKKHLGVRKNLSAMSFGQLADHYRKLEAELLNRWDAPLTNDFFAMVFYGVLRQLCSKWLSDAGALQNDLVSAEGQMISAVPAQRLEELAVLLRGNPELLDTFQHGTRNDILTALKAHPNIHRLFHAYLQEFGERCLDELKLESLTLQDEPEVLARMVARLALTPPVHHDARARRDHAEEVARDQLSGWKERVFFWVLKHARECVRERENMRFERTRVFGEARKIFRNMGQQLTRMNLLDDPEDVFHLTVDEVLGYAEGTAFTQNLRELVRIRKAEFKAFQDLPALPRRFRAAGSVYRQSIQQQSSAGLSGTERQGIPCSPGVVRGTVKVVRDPRTVQLSEPTILVAERTDPGWIIVLPLARALIVERGSLLSHSAIVSRELGIPGIVSVPEVTHWLQDGDEVELDGSTGIVRLIQKASHAHPLQEQP